The Porites lutea chromosome 9, jaPorLute2.1, whole genome shotgun sequence sequence GGCAAAATCACGCAATCAataagttgttgtttattttttttttctttttgtataaCTCTTCTTTTGTATTGTTTGTTTCATATTATAATGTAATTTCTTACataatttttaattcgtttttctcgtttaaaacaaaccaagagagaatgccATGAATGAATGATGGTTACGAGATCAATCAGACTGCCTCCCACCTCCCTTCACCGATCAGAGTTAAGGCTCACTTGCTGTAGTGAAAACATGAACGTAGTTATGGTAAACTGTTGCtaattgaatttttaattttattttttttctagtttattattttaaagggtttcaatttttttttcgttcttgaACGAGAACCCTACTTTTGGGCTTGCTTTGTCAGTGTGTACCGACAAAATGATCCCTTTTACCTAATCAATGGGCGACGCCATGTTTCTGTGGATCAAATGGAGGAGGAACCTTATCCTCTTGGTGGCGTGTTGGGAAACAAGCCATCAATATAAAGTCTCTACTTCCAAGCGCACTAGGAGTGGAGATCATAGCCCTCTCATACTCGGACCATCCAGAATCAGATCTTTcattctctttttatttttacgGACTAAACATCTTAAAAAGCAATCCCTCGACATCCCTAAACACATTATCAGCATAATGAACAGGATCGGTCTGCGACACAGTTCCAGCAGGATAAGCTTCGCTTATTGGATAAACGTCTATGACGTCAATACCAGCATGACACATGGCTGAAAGGGCATAGGCATTGAACAACTTTACGCGTGAAAAAGTCAGGAACCGACGGACATCTTTATGTGGATTTGGAAATCTTTCCCTGTGAATGGCAGTTGACGTTTTCCATATAAACCTCCCCTTAAAAGAGTTGCTGATATATTTGGCAGGTTTGTTTTCGCCGTCATCCTTCAGCAAGCGTATTAACTGTTCTATAACTCGCTGGTAATTAGTAAAATTCACCGCAGCAGCAAAATGGATTCCCATGTTCATCATCAATACACTCTTTTCTGTTATTTCCGGGTTAAACAAAGTCTGGAAAACAAACAAGTTTATAGGTCGTTGAATGAGGCGATGTAAAGCGGTAAAGAGAGGTATAATGAGAGGAATATAGGACTTTACCAACTAAAAAATTATTAGGTCCTCCATTTTGCATCGTGTTCTGGCTATTCCCTGCAACAGGTACGGCCAGGGTTTCTCACTTTAGTGCCGGTCAATTTAGATCTTTAAGATTTTTAGGGGGGAAAGCCCAGCCGCAAACAGGGGAAAACAAtgacagtttcctcctaaatgcattaaaacactttttagacTATCCGGAGTACTTTCAGATCTTTAAAAATGCATTATAAgcagcgctataaaatttgtagcCGTTCGGTTGTCCTAAGGCAACTCAAGTctttttcgaaattacaagggcctcAGTATCATTtgcccgaaaattttagatgcaattttaattttttacgaaagtgagaatttttctgattcctcctGTCcatccatcctcggagacccaggggcagtcagtcgggtttCTTtagaaaaggcgggacgaagGTTTTCAAGTActggcgaaagagcccctgggtaccgactctcaccgagctatttccaaaacttcaagcggatgccggctcctgattgggcacaaaaaatgctttgttttagtgtgcccaatcggcgaacagtttctcctgagttctttttgTGAGTTCGTACACAACGACTATTGTTTTGCCATACTTGcacggttcgttcaccaagcttgtgcgagcaagggaaacttttaatttctactttcctaaccagaaacgaaggaactaccgatgagtcgaaaaaaacttttgggatgctatcagcaggagcaattcaatttgccccgagaatattctgtttttgactcATCAAGATGCGGCGGCGTcgagaaagtcaaataagcaatagcttgacaaggtaaaacaacaactttgcacgagcatcacacttttttgtacatttctttgccgtcaactgcacgactacccgttaaaatgcctaatttcatgttttgtgaaggacgtgaccaagcaataacaaaattcattctcttcatgtacttggatatggttgatagaaattcagctccagaagagttggatagaaactgaaaaaaagtgaattccTTTTTCCATGCGACGATTTCGTGGTTGTCAGCCGTcgtggtaatttttaaaaattccctaatatttacgcaagacgtgaccgatgcaagcgtgaatacctgttgtaagcccCAGCTTCTATTTATGGAAAaccgtctttagttttcgggcagttagtattttgaaatcagatggggattttatatcaaactgaaagtttcctgactgagtgcatttctttggtgcatgagccagacaagctcTGATCGaaacaatagccgtcgtgtacgaactcacgaaaagaacttaGGAacaactgttcgccgattgggcacaacaatacaaagcattttttgtgcccaatgaGGAGCCGGCATCCGTTTGAAGTTTTGGAAATAGCTCGGTGatagtcggtacccaggggctctttcgcccgtacttgaaaactttagtCACGTCCTTTCTCCCAACCCGagcgactgactgcccctgggtctccgaggatgctgtCCATCGAATTTTCGAATCCGAAGATTtaaggttttctttttgttcgaaaagtaggctaacttggggactggaatgcaaaaaattaaactttagaaaatcgtagggaatttataagaTATGCTACGAAAATTATACATGACTGGAATAGAAAGGTCATCTAGAAGTTTTAGCCTTCCTCacgctatagaaaattctaggcaattttgcttctccgaacagatattttacagaaaacagccgTTGAGTGCCACTGCGCCATTGCGTTCCTCCGGGAGAGCTTGCTCTTCGGCTACAATTTGTATGATGGAATGATGGAACAAGGTTCCGCAACCAAACTGACCGTAGTCCCCATTTATGAGtattaaaattttcaatcttatactttttaaatttaaagcTTACCTTTTTGATGTCATTTATAACTCGTTCTTGATCGTAATCAGCGTCATCAGGGAGAGGTTCCCTTGGTGATTTGACGCCATCGCCCCAGTATTTCGCCATGTCGTACACCCAGTGGTAAATAGGTCGACAGGCGATAAATGTCTTCTTGCACAGATTACGGTAAGGACCAGATGTAAGGGAGCTGAGAAACATATTAGAAACGGAATCtccaaaactgaagaagatacCTTCTTGATTTCTATGATCCTTTAAAATGATgtctgtaaacaacaacaagatgTGTTAATATCATGGCGATAACAATAAACATTACAACTACTGTGTTTACTTGATACAGCCTAATTGCAAAGAATACATactctaaacaaaaaaaatcaatggcCTAATTTACCATTTGGGTAGAATCCCTTTGAGACGAAAAGATTGACCTATAACCATTAACTAAACTGGACGCAGCCAACCAGATTCGTTAATGACAACCAGCCtttgataaaaaattaaatttcaacaagagaggataaaggcaGGAGCCCGGCTCCTGATAAAGGTTAATTATCCTCTTATAATTTTTATTAGCTTCTCAAAGCGGTGCTGTTATAAGGGAGGGCGAGGGCGGGGAGTGGGTCAGACGCACACGAATGGGTCACAATTCTTTTCCAAAACTATTACTGCGATTTAATTTGATCTatactttctctttttgttttaaaatcagttaagtatggcttttagccttggctaaatatTTATGTTATCATGGCGATAACAAGGCTGCTGTGTTTACTTGATACAGCCTAATTTCGTTGTTCATGAATTTAAAATATCGTCATGCAAACGAGACACTTACCTTTAATGTAAGGCTTCCATTGCCCATTGGCCCATCTACCAAATCCATCCCAGATCATTGCTCTACATGACGCGTCACATGTGTAGTTAACTTTCACCAAGGCGTCAACTATTTATTCAGATTCAAAAGAAGTTATGATTAAGGAAGAGAATTAATGTCGCTCACAAGGAATCGGATCGTTTCCGTATACTAATAGCGTCCGGTTAATCGAGTCCTGTATCCAGCTTCAGCAACTTCATGTAGAAAAAATTAGCAAGCAGGAATATTTCTATTGAAACTATATAAAGTGTTTGGTTTGAAGGGGTTGAAGTCCATTTTATGAGTATAAAAGCAGTCTTCCCGCAGACCTCAATTTTCTATCACTGATGTGATAAAGACACGAGGGAACATTTATCAGGCGTACGTGTCTTGCTCCTCCATTTGCGTCTGTCATGAGGTATGTTTTATTCGCTACATTCAACTCTCTATTAACCGACACCCTTTGTGAGACAGACACCTAGAGCTGGTGATCCTTGCCTTTCATTACTCCTTATAGCTGACTCTCTAGAATTAAGACAAACAATTCTCtagactctctataagacaaaAGTGTCTTAGAGAATAACCGGCACTAtatgtgtccgtcttagagacaGTCAATCAAAGAGAGTAAAGAAAGGAAGGatccaactctaggtgtccgttttagcgaggtgtctgtcttatgaAGGTGTCCGTTGAAAAAAGGTTGACTGTACAAAGGGTAAGGAGTGAATCAAACTTTTGGGTAGCCAGTAGTCTCCCACGCAGGAAGGCGCGAAGAAGCCGCAAGAAAGTCTGTGTAGGAGGCTGGATAGCCAGCTCCCATTGAGCTACAATAATCGGCATCGGCTTATCCATGCAACAGGTCTTGGTCAGGCACAATATATATACGTTCACATGACAAACTCTCTGTGATTGTACAGATATGCAAAATGAATACTTTTCCCTCTACTATAAATGACCGCGCCAACAATATTCATGCAGCTGGTCCTTCACGCATACCGTATCCAGCCCACTAGAGTTTAAAGGATAATAATTCACTTTCCgtgctgtttgtttgtttaattgtttCGGCAGTTGATCAGTACTGACTTACTGTATCGCAGATTATTCGCTGATGGAGGAATATGAAAAGTCACCTTCTCTCCATCCCTGAAAGGAGCTATTAAGTAGGGCCGGTCCCCTTTAAGGATGCCATCAGGCTGATTTTTACCTTGGGAATTGCctaaagagaaaaagaggaaTATCCTCTGTCACGTGTTGAATTATCTTAGTGAACTGATAATTCGTTCAACAAGTTGGTGGGGGCACAAAATATACCCGTTTTCCTTGCCACACACACACCATAGAATCAGATTTACCCCCAAACTCGGCAACGTAACTAGTTTTAAGGGGCTTCGTTTTTCCATCGATCTCAGATTGGTCCAAATCAAGGGTCTattacttttaattaaaaagcaAGCCAGTTCTTATGCGGAATTTGTatgggtaatagcatgatttgtagtgatatttggcataaataccacgagtgatatttcgaaattgtgaTACGTAATTTAACGAGCCGTCAGGccagtgaaatttgagacaattttgaaatatcacgagtggtatttatgccaaatatcacgtacaaatcatgctattatttgtctatactactacccacaaaaggtttgtaatatttcaaattaagctgaaataccactgcccTAAGCAAATCAGATTgcaaaaatttctcatgtagtagcataaaaaaataaacatacactgtactgtCGCACTCAGTTTCTTGAGACCATGACTTGCTTTGATGAGTAAACAACGTATACGGGTGACAATCAACGTACATACATATCCGCCATATCCGGCTAATGGACTTtccgaaaatatttttttttgttcagaaaaataagaacctatttaagaacctaaatagcctaaatttgacGTGCTAATTATcttttatgtaagaacctgtttaggctaacttgcaaaaatgcAGGCTCTTGGTCGCGGGATTTTACTGTGTCAGGCTTTCGTCTAAAAATTAATAATCTAAATTTTCTGCCAAGTTCTCTTTATTTCGACCAGCCACATGGTGTACGGGGAATATACTGTCCTGCTCTTCTGTTCCCTTAACAATTGATTGACTTTGAAACAAGTAACCAAACAAACCGGCAAAAAATGAATGGGGCTTGTTGGCAGGTAGTAAAAATTGAAGCCGTACAGTACAGTACTGAAACCCTGGGGTACTGCGCTGACCCGCCACTAAGAATTAACCTGCATTTTCCAAAATCAGCCTAAACATGCAGGTTTTTACATAAATGGTGATAAGCACAAATTTGAGCTTTTTAGGCTCTTAATTAgcttcttattttctgaaggaaaTCTAATAGTACATTGTAGTTGACAGCACTTAGTGGTAAGTCAGCTCATTCCTTAGGTAAAACCTGTATACCATTACAATTGCAGTTGCAGTGCTGACTTTTCTTATTCGCCTTAAGTGTAAATAATCGTTTTGTAGATTTTatgagaaaataagaacctgttccaGATTTTAGGCTTAACAGGTTTTTGTCTGAGAGGTGgcttaactggcaaattttagcaataAAACTCTACTGGGGCCGGCTTAGACCCAAAATATTAATCAGTTTGTGAACGAAGTATACTCGGTCTCCAGCCTTGGTTGTCTCGATGCACCTAGCCTATGTGCGAATTTGATCACTTTGACctaaaaatattttaccttttttgaaCCAATATGGAGGGGGATCTTTGAATCCGTGGCAAAGGCTGTAATCCAAGAAGATTTTAGCTTCATAATCTCCATCCTCTATTATAAGAAATAAAACCTCATAGGTTCCGTTATTGTGGTCAAAGATTGTTGGTGCCAAAGACGACGGACCTTGAATATGAATTCTCCACGAGTCTCCTCCGATAGTTTTTTCCACATTACCTGCCGATACCGTCTGAATAACAAATCGGCTGAATTCTCCGGCTGCTCTTATGTTCCACCCTGAAATAAAACTCTTGCTAGGGTCTGTTATCTGATTGACTCCAAATCCTGGTTTTATTGGTGACCAGAGGGTTAAATTTAAACAAGGACGTAGAATTTCTTTCCAATCCAATCTAGCTTTTTGCAATCGGCACCAATCACGTTTAAACACGTCCAAGCTTTGATGAAATTCTAATCCCATCAGTTTAGTCTTAGACGAATTATTATCCTCTCGTAATGAGTTGATGTCCAGTTTGTTGGCAGTTCCAGTCAATATACTTTTCTTGTCTCTAGCAATCGAATGGCTAGGGCTTCCCCCTTTAGCTGGCACAATACGTCCATATTCGTCGTAGTTTGTAGTTTTAGTCACTGGTTTGTACCTCGAGCTATTGAAACTATTGAAAACGcgatcaagaaaagaaataaaaattgcaaaagacaGGAAAATACAAAtcgttgaaaaacattttaacatCGATCGAGGCATGGTGTTATACACTACGAGCAAGAGTTTGGAGCACGCTTTGATGTCATCTCTAAAAGGACTAAGCTTGGATACACCAACAAATTCCGTAGCTTAGTACAACTCAGCAGGTAGCAATATTGTCTTTGCCGGTTGTTATTTACCTTGACTCGGCCAAGAAAAGACCAGTTCCACACCGTCATTTGGTCCTTTTCTATCAAAATTAGATGTAAAATTTACGCGCAGTGATCACGTGTTTTTTGTTGATGAAATTATAATAACCGTTGAAAGAAAGTTAAAGCAAACCAGACTGGTCATTTAAGTGCAATCACTTCATATCGTATTATAGAAATTCAGAACGAAAATGTTTGTCGCCATCAGGTACTAAGGTCCACTGT is a genomic window containing:
- the LOC140948351 gene encoding uncharacterized protein, with product MPRSMLKCFSTICIFLSFAIFISFLDRVFNSFNSSRYKPVTKTTNYDEYGRIVPAKGGSPSHSIARDKKSILTGTANKLDINSLREDNNSSKTKLMGLEFHQSLDVFKRDWCRLQKARLDWKEILRPCLNLTLWSPIKPGFGVNQITDPSKSFISGWNIRAAGEFSRFVIQTVSAGNVEKTIGGDSWRIHIQGPSSLAPTIFDHNNGTYEVLFLIIEDGDYEAKIFLDYSLCHGFKDPPPYWFKKGNSQGKNQPDGILKGDRPYLIAPFRDGEKVTFHIPPSANNLRYIDALVKVNYTCDASCRAMIWDGFGRWANGQWKPYIKDIILKDHRNQEGIFFSFGDSVSNMFLSSLTSGPYRNLCKKTFIACRPIYHWVYDMAKYWGDGVKSPREPLPDDADYDQERVINDIKKTLFNPEITEKSVLMMNMGIHFAAAVNFTNYQRVIEQLIRLLKDDGENKPAKYISNSFKGRFIWKTSTAIHRERFPNPHKDVRRFLTFSRVKLFNAYALSAMCHAGIDVIDVYPISEAYPAGTVSQTDPVHYADNVFRDVEGLLFKMFSP